DNA sequence from the Pomacea canaliculata isolate SZHN2017 linkage group LG7, ASM307304v1, whole genome shotgun sequence genome:
ATTTGTTGACGTAGTGCTCAGGCACTTGGTGTGGGCCGTGAACTGCCTGATAGGACAGGTAGATGAAGAGAGGCTGTGAGCGGTTGTGGGTCCTAAGGATGTCGATGGTTCTCTGAGTGTACAGGTGTGTGGAGTAGGTGCCATTGGCGGACCAAACCGGTCTGTCGTTGAAGACCAGGTCGTAGCCGCCCCAGTGTCCAGTGTGGGTGAAGTAGTCGGCGTAGCCGTTGTACATGCCGTAGAAGGAGTCGAACCCTCGTCGTGTGGGTGTCATGTCCCAGCGACAGAAGCCCAGATGCCACTTGCCCACCATGTGAGTGGTGTAACCGAGCTCCTTCAGACTCTGCGGCAACATCTTCTTGTCTAACGGCACGGAGATGTTCTGGAGAGTCTGAAACACGGAATTTTGAATTCCCATCCGAAACGGGTAGATACCCGTTAACATAGCAGCTCTTGAAGGGGTGCAGGACGGTTGTGTATACTCGTTGGTCAGCTCCACCCCTTCCGCCATCAGACGATCCAGGTTTGGAGTGTACATGGAAGGATCTCTCCACCCGACGTCAGCCCACCCTAGGTCATCGGAAACCATGAAGAGTATGTGGGGAGGAGATGCTGTCGTCAACGACGACAGAACcatgaagatgaaaaatgatTGAACTGTCATGCCGAACTCACGAGCTGctgtctggagaaaaaaaatacattagaACATCAGGGTAGATTATCTATCTTAAACTTGTATAGATGAATTTTAAGAGAAGAAGTAAACTCTGGATTGAACTAAGTTTTTTGTATAAATGAGCATAGATGTGCAGTGGATTCACtgacaaacatatattttacaaacagaaCTTCAACAAAACTTACTCTTAACAACATGTAGTAATAATGTCCGGGTAGCTAGATATACCTACCCACCTGGTGTGTCTGTTGGTCTGTCAGAAGCTTGCGATTCCAATAAGAACTACCAACGCAGGagctgaataaataaagagcCTTCCTCCCACTCTCTCTTGCCAAACTGACCAACCAACGATGTTTTATCCTTTCTTAATATCCTGTTAGTTTATTATTCTATCAAGTAATATCTTTGATACCCACTCACCCTTCCCACCAGCTTTTCTCTTTCCTATTTATACCTGCGTTTAGGAAAGACTGTCCCCTGGTTCATTTTTCTCCCCGGTGAATTTGCACCCACAGATAAATAATGTAAGAAGGAGTGGCCTGTTTAAATAAGCGGAAGTGGGTGAACATAGATTAATTTACTCCTGGATTTTTTCTTAGggaaattttatataaatatttcagtagGTTTGTGGAAGAAAAACTGTGAGATGACATTGCTGTGATTATCGTATTCACGGTTTGTTAGGAGCAACAAATTTCTCGACAGACCGCAaagagtttttatttacaatcttGTTTTCCTGTTTAGAGTACACATTGAAGTGgccattatttctctttgtgttgtcAACCTTCCAAGTTTAAAGATTGGTTATTTTTGCGACTGAGGTATGAAAATCTGAATGAAACAGGATGTGAGTGTGGAGTACCTAGAGCGTGTCTGTTGTGGTCtgacttgtttgtttatcaCTGACAGTAGGGAGGAAAACAGAGACACGGGGAACAGTCTCACTTACCCACTTTCTCAACTGGTTTGTAGAACTTTGAGGACCACGTGGGCAGGCAGGATTTGCGTATTTCACgagtattattttataaacaagtcTCCATGTTTGATTGAACACATGCGCGATGTTAATACAATTCTTtgtagtaaacatgtttttctgtGATGGTGATGAAGGTAGGCTTAAATGAATTAAGAAAGGGTAGAGAttattcattcaaattttgagGAGTTGTCAAGTTAATACTGGGAAATTGTGGAGCATATTATTGTGCTGTGCTCAGCCcagacttttgaaaaaaaaaaatgctgtgcTCTTGTACACCTTGAAATTTTACTACAACACTCAATAATAATCATCAGAAGGTAAAACCAGACAAAATTATTTGCAATTTTGTAGGAGAAACTTCTAGGGTAAagctatataaatcatcattacTGTACAGAGAAATTTTTCATGGTGATCTTTTCTCGTGATAGTCCTCGTTTGGCCGAAGATATTTCTGTTTCTAAATTCCTGGTAATTCTCAGTATATTCTCGTATCTAGAATGTGTGTGTCAATAACTTGGTCTGAGACAGAAATGCTAGCTCTGGTTTTGGAGATTTGTATCACATTGTCCTGAGGTCAAATATCTGTGTTCTGATAACTACGGAAAGTAAGTAGTCTCTGTGGCGCAATCGGTTAGCGCGTTCGGCTGTTAACCGAAAGGTTGGTGGTTCAAGCCCACCCAGGGACgacaagtgattttttttatcgatCACGCCTTGTGAAAGCCGaccaacaatttaacaagacaagctttgGACTGGAACTCACAGGGGAGGcccagggttgggagacccagacagacatggagagtCAACAGAGAGACgaagacagctggcatgacatgctCCCAACTTGGAAAGGACCCCAGTACCTGGTCCGATGTctgggtgtggttgcggccctggGGCGATCAAAGACGAGCACTCATTGttgtttaaaagaattattaGAAGCACATTTTTTTGGATAGAACGGCACATCCTATTCCATAAAACACCTTTTTAGCTTTAGATAGGTAATAGCTATTTTAATGGTCGTATAAACAATACTGAATATCTCCAGATTGTCTTTAGTCTTCAGAGTACGTGTATAAGGACAATGAAAACTGCaatgaaaattctttattatGTAATACCCGCTTAAGCAGAAGTAAATCCCCAGGGTTTATTTTCTCCTGGCCTGAATAAGTAACTGCAGATAGCTTCTGACAGCCGAGAGGCTAAGTTTTAACAAGGATACATTAATttaatgtgtgagtgtgtgagagacagacagagagatatGTTGTAGGGAGGGGGACAGAAAGGGGTGGGTAGTGGAGATAGGAAGTTGCGAGGCGGAGAAAGTGGGCCTGGGATATAATTTTATACAACAGCTGACACATTACAGTCGAATAAATTATTAACGTGGAAGCCATGACATTTTAAGAGGTGGAGTGGTTGACATATAGAGACAAAAACAGTGCGAGGTATGGTTAGCATTCAGCTTGTGAAGACGGTCGAGTTGGCTGGTCCTCGGCCATATCTCCCCGGACTTTGAGAGCAAGCACCTGCAGGTAGGTACCACTGTGTGAAGGTGTCGGTGTGTCAGACAGGTACCAATGTACCAGACTGTTGTTTGGggactttcttttaaaaaaaaataattactatcATTACCAACGTGCTTTTTCATCAGGCCAACCGCACGTATTAAATGAATAAcgagtcatttttttcttaacaaaattGTAGTTTAGAAAATAATAGAATGGAATAGAAAGACGATATAATTAACGGTCACCACCTAGCGCTTGACTTCTCAGAGACACTGATGATGGGGGATCTGAGGCTGATTTTCCCTAGCAATGTGCAGTCATCacagtttgtaaaaaaatcaaaaaaatttcaaataagtgTATAAAAGCTAGttttacaaatttctttttgaatttttatgatttttatataGATTCCGCTTATTAATTTCAGTGCAGTATTTGGCCCTTAtcctagaaagaaaaaaaaatgctgatcCAAGAATTGGCAAGATAGAAGGGGCCTGGTCTTGTCCCCAAGAGGCAGCGCGAGTGTTTACGACTTCTCTCCTTTAGAGgcgacatcttttttttctaatattcgggagatatatctatatacccTCGGGAAACGACTTTATTACTCAGTATCTGGTCATAATTTCTGATACAGGATCAAGCTTTGTTTCATTCgcaacaatattttttgagtccaaaagaaaatagtttataaCAACTTCCTGTCAGTGTTCCAGAGAAttaaaacatcatcattattgttactGCCCTTGAGAGTTTGATCTCGACTAACAGCATTCATATAGCAGATCGacagttttcaaaaataatacaattagAACCGATGTAGATCAAGAAAAACGATGActaatatttttacttattgTCTTATTGTGTAAAGAGTGTCCTTACCATGTCTGTGAAGACACATGAAGGAAACACAACTCATGTCGGAGTTGACATCGAAAAGTTGTTTACGCTGGAGCttgaataaaaagcaaacaataacaacTCTGTCATCAGATTCGCCCCTGAAGGTCCGCTGGCAAATACTTTGATCATTCAAGCGGATCACTTAGTATTGCTATTAAGGGGTCTCGTACTTTAAGctgttttttgaaaatattcgcTTAACCTAATATTGTGGCTTTCAAGATGTTGACGATAAAAGATGGGGgtaaattaaaaatgcattgcatccccttcctccccaccaaaaaaaaaaattcccttatTTTTCCGCTTTCTGGTTTAAGTCATCACAGTGCCAGCCTTGACAATGACCCCGAAGAAAGTACTCTATCCTGTATATAtcttttgtttatcttgttttatttcaccAGAGTACACCAGAGGTAGCCTGTGGTAGAGACGGTCGGTAGCATGCTACTTCAAGCGTTTTTCCTTTCGACACTAATGTCGTTGTCGATGACCACGTCGCCTCCTCACATCATGATGATCGTCTCCGATGACCTCGGCTGGGCCGATGTCGGGTGGAGGGATCGCTCCATGTACACTCCAAATCTGGATCGCTTGAAGGCTGAAGGGGTGGAGCTGACTAACGCGTATGCACAGCCCACGTGCACCCCTTCTCGTGCTGCTTTCCTCACAGGCATCTACCCGTTTCGTATGGGCATTCAAGACTCCGTGTTCAGCGCCCTGGAGAACATCTCCGTGCCGCTGGACAAGAAGATGTTGCAGCAGAGTCTGAAGGAGGTCGGTTACGCCACTCACATGGTGGGCAAGTGGCACCTGGGTTTCTGTCGCTGGGACATGACACCCACACGACGAGGGTTCGACTCCTTCTACGGCATGTACAACGGCTACTCCGACTACTTCACCCACACTGGACACTGGAACGGCTACGACCTGGTCTTCAACGACAGACCGGTGTGGTCCGCCAATGGCACCTACtccacacacctgtacacacagaGAACCATCGACATCCTTAGGACCCACAACCGCTCACAGCCTCTCTTCATCTACCTGGCTTATCAGGCCGTTCATGGGCCACTTGAAGTGCCTGAGCACTACGTCAACAATTTCTGCTCTGGCGTCACCACATCTGAAGACCGGAAGTTGCATTGTGGAATGGGGGCGGCCATGGACGAGGGCATCGGTAACATCACGCGCGTGCTGGAAGAGCTGGGTTACATGGACAACCTGCTCATCTTCTTCACCTCGGACAACGGCGGGCCTGTGAACACTGGCTCCAGCAACTGGCCGCTGAGGGGGAGCAAGCTGACTCTGTGGGAAGGAGGAACCAAAGTCACAAGTTTCCTACACAGCAACACACTGCTGAGGGGCAACACATCCTACAATGGTCTTGTCCACGCTGTTGACTGGTATGctacgattttttttattttgagaaattttGAAGAAGCTTTGATAATCTGCCATTCCTATTCTTCCTGGAATTCTTGTGAATACAAGGCAAAAgcagtactttttattttaagctgAGATTTAAAAACCatcctgaatggtttgcgtttttgttttgttttttttttttattttttgtttttttgtttttttgctttgtttgtttgtttgtttggtttttttccgaTATAGGTAGATACAggcaatataaacctaacctgtaaatttcagcttccaaaacccatcccTTAATTAATTATCCCCTACGATTAGCACCTGTAATCAACGACTGCTGGTaaaagtgtactacgtcacgttggtacaccatccacaacattgccagccatCAATACCAATCACAATGTGACATCCACTTTTGCAGAAttcgctttgttttgtttttattggagGTGTAGTTTTTATAGTGTTTGATCTTACCGACACGTAAGATGCACATGCGCAGGTACCCGACTTTGGTGCGAGCAGCTGGTGGCAGGAATCTCCCCGAGAATATTGACGGCCTTGACCTTTGGGGCAGCATCTCCCGCAATGAAGTCAGCCCTCGGCAGGAGTTTGTCTACGACATCAATGATGTCAAGGACCGTGCTGCTCTCCGCTTCCAAAATTACAAGTTGACGTGGAAATACCCGGGCAACCCCGGTATGAACTTGCGTTAGTGGTTGAGATAATAAAAgagagcgtgcgtgtgtatgtgtgagagagagagataaatatGTTACCTTAAACacaatattcatttttttagaaGTCATGAAGAACCCTATTTGGaaatatgtgaatatatatatacatctactTACATTCCGTGTGTCTTAGGGGGCTGGTACAATCCGCCACCTGGGGTGAACGCACCCGCGGAGCCGAGACCAGGGAGAAAGGAGTACAGTCTGTACGACCTCAATGCCGACCCGACGGAGAGGAACGACATCAGCTCTCGCGCCGACGTCAGCAGCGTGTACGCCTCCATGGTGCGGAAGCTGGACGGCTACAGACGCCTCGTGACCCCCTCGCTACGGCCTCGTACTCTTCGCGCGGGTAGGCCGCAGCGCTGGGGTGGGGCGTGGACACCCGGATGGTGCTGACCCCGATGACGTCGGAGGTGTATGTGGATATTACTTTAGCTTCAATATTCAGTCACTTTGTCAGATATCTAGAGTAGAGCAGACTTTTAGAAGCCTGATAAAGAGACTTTCTTGAGCTTTCTCTGGTGTAAGTATTTGAAAAACTTTCGAAAATCGTTcaactgcatgaaaataaagTGTTGGGGTTatacacttttgttttattatttatattgatgttaaggtatatatatatatgggtatTGGTAAGGGTGTGAGTGTGAAGAGAGATAGAGACTGTAGTAGACGAGGACGATTGGTGTTTTgcaccgagccagcaacaaaggcaGCTAcccctgtgaacagatgtcaaaggcagaaaaagaacagtttgcccgagacaagatctgaacctaggacatCTAATCCTCACTGTACTAGTGACAGGAAGTAACCATTGCACCTCCCAGAGACTAGACACATGGACAAGATGAAGCTAGGATGTAAAATGGAGTAAGATACACCTAATCTACCAACTTTCACTCCGAATATTCGTGAAACAAGTTTTCAAAACCCGAAGGACCACGAATGTGTAAAGGATATTACAGGTTTAGGAATAAATGATTCAGATGGCATGGTAATTATCTCCGAAAGAAGAGGTCACAAGATGAGGAATTAACAGAAACCGGTCACGTGCTGCTGTGGACAAAGTGTGGGAGAATGGCATTTAGCTGGATAGACTATCGCACTTTGCTACTGACAGACAGCTGCTTCAATTTAAAGAAGAATTCGGCAGAAAAAATTAATAcgtagaagagaaagaaaactgaagatcCCCATCCCCTAACAGTTCGAAATCGCCTTTTGGTAGaagcttttttcctttcaaaacacACCAGCAgcattaccaccaccacaacaacgaaattaaatatttaaaatatatatatatatgcaataagcaaaatttgtaaagaaaaggaGATAGAAGTAGAGAGACTGAGAGTGCTATTGATATAATAACAGCAAAGACAACGTTGATATCAATGTTGTAGCATATTTACCACTTCCCGCTTCCACAGCTTCATGTCTAATATCAAAGATGATCTTTATTATAACTCGATTAAAACATCATTAACCACACGTTCGACAGCTATTAACTCAATCAGTGCAATCAGGGAAAAGACACTGTATGCAAATGAGGCTTGAGTCAGTGCACGTGCATATAGACGAGAGTACAGTGGTCTCACCTTCCTAATCCGTAGCGGGGGAATGTTGGGGAGAGTGCACATGCTAATCACAGGGTCATGGTAAACAAAAGTTAATGCGGGTCACAAAATTCACAGAGTTTCACAACTCTGaattaaagaggaaaaaggaaagaaagaaaaaggagagaaaaacaatgagaaatCTTTAGAAAAACTAGAACGATGACAATTCgttattaaaagaattttttccaTTGACAGAGGcacatagagaaaaaaatggcatgACGATATTGCCTCCAAGATAAGGCGATGTAACAATGATTGTGTGACAACACATTCAACCTGAGAAAACTtcaactcacacacacgcgctaacacacagacacacccataTGCTAAATTAATTTTCCTCACAAATCCTACTCAGACGATCATTCGCTCATATGTTGGGACAGTGTATGTATTGAATTACACGATTTAATATGTTGTCAGCCGTTCCTTTCGCTCGTATTCTAATAAAGTTTATGTCTTGACTTTAACGATTTGATCCGTTAACATgatcatttattcattattctAGGACAGTACATAAACAAACGAAGTCATCTGCTGTGAGAGGTTATTTTCTCACATGGCAGGACATCATATGTATTGAATTTAACGATATGTTAAGGTAATCACCGTTCGCTGATATTCTAGAAGAAAGGTCTGTCACATGGTGGAAATTCTATCTCGATCAAAGGTTCAAATCGTGATGCCGGGACGGAGTTTACGTCCTTAAGATGCTTTGCGCTTCTCGACAAACAACATCCGGGAACTGTCAGCTTCAGTCCAGCGTTAGAACTACTCCTAACAGCTTCGCCAAGCTCAGCCCACTCTGTTCTCGTGTGACCGGTCCAAATTTCAACCGGTCAAGGGACTTTCTTCTCCTACGAAAAAGTAGGCAACAATAACTTCTGCTTTGCTCATTCTGTTTCCTTTAGGCCTGAGTATCAGAGCTTTTCTGAATTGtgttctctttgttttcctaTGTCTTCAAAACTTTCGCAGAAACGGGATTTTTACGACACACAGTCAAATATTTCTCGACATGATGGAGATATACCATACTACAATTACAGCTTTAGCAGTGTTGTGTCTTCTTCTAACGATTGCAGGTAAGTAGAAGACAAATTGTTTAGAAGAGTAATTTGACCATTTCAAACAAAGTTCTTCTTCAAAAGTAACCTACGAAAGGTAAGCTACCAAAAGGTTAAAATATTTGGGAGGTGGATTATTTGTTCGCTgtggaaaaatggaaaaaacaaaaactgctcaAGACAGTGTGGATCACTtgtaaaataatacaaaatattaattgattaaaagtaatgttaaaATTCTTGACTGAAAGATTCTGgtagtatatgtatatgtatttctgtttctttcctaTTGATTGACATAAATTTTGTGcgaaaaaattaaatatgtttCCCCTTATTTCTGatgtcgtcatcgtcatcatcattacagTTTCGGAACCTCTGCGCGTGCGAGGGGACACAAACGTCATAGAACCTTCAGTCACAGGGGAAGAACTGGCGACACAACGAGAGTTGTTGCTGGTATTGAGGCTCATTAGCCAGGTGAGCTTCCAACTGGACGCATTCCGCGACCGCGTGTACGGCGAGCTGGAGCAGGTCAAGACACAGCAGGTGGAAATCCTAACAGGCATCGCTGACATTCAGAACCGCCTGAAAGGAGGGAGCGGCGTCCCCACCATCCCAACAGTTCCCACCACCACGCCTTCATCCAGCAACTGTACGACTGACTCTTTGGTTTCCGTTTATTGAACAGGAGGGATGCAGtttaaaggaataaaaacagtTGTTAGAGCTAAAACATAAATCTGGGAGAATAAGAAAGACATTTCTGTGAAAAGACTGGATTAATCGACTATAGGCCTTTTCGTTGACTTAACAATGTGTTGGACAATACCTTCAGTTATATCTTTACTAAATAGGATCTgttatattaaatattacatCAACAAGAAAATCAAATCTAATGCACGTTAATCTCAGGCAATCAAACCACACGAGAAAATGACTAAACAGACGTGTGTACGTTgtttgttattatatttaacTTCGAAGAATGATACATACGAACTGATTACTTCACCTACGTCTGGTTTGTCATGTTCGCAGCTTTTATCCGACTTGTCAACGGCAGCAACCCGTTAGAAGGGCGCGTGGAGGTGCTGGTTGGGCAGGTatggggcacagtgtgtgacCTTAGATGGGACAGAAATGAAGCTGGCGTGGTCTGCAGCATGCTGGGATACAGCAGGTGAGACATGAGCTTTCTACCATGACAAAATCAACTAAGATCAActaactgatttctttcttcaaaactttcctttcttttacacacatacacacacatgtataaaatatacactCAATGTAAAATGTGAGCTCGCGTCAAACAGGTCACAAAAAAGAAGCTGAggtcatttgtcttttttctctcatctcacTCATCGAAAAGTAGTTCTCACGAAGGTGATAGGTGTAGACAGATGTTGATCGACTTCTGATTAGCACTACTGTTGTCAATTAACTGATTTCTGAATCGATTCATGGTTTCACTTACAGAAAAAAGTGCCCAGACATCTCAAACCAACTTGTCCAACCGACCCGATGATTAATCGCTCTCAGGACATTAACTTgcccccttcccccaccaccaATACACAGACTTCTTCTGTTGCAACTGTACATTGCCaattaaggtaaaaaaaaaacaaaactgtgtttcagaaaaaaaaccgtGGCTGTATCAAGTGCAGGATTTGGGTCGGGTTCTGGTCCTGTCATCTTCACTGGACTACTATGTCAAGGCAACGAAGTCGACCTTTGGCTCTGCCCCATGTTATATAGCCCTTTCCAAGGTCCCTGCGGTCATTCGCAGGATGCTGGTGTGATATGTCGTCCTCTGAGCTAGAACATCTTCGTTCCATTCACTTTTACCTTAAGTCACAGAGTGATACAATATGATATGATATTATAAATGACTCAGGCTTCTGGCCCAATTTTATATGataaaacataatatataaTGCAACCATTTTTAATCATGATCGCCACCAAACTTCCATTCTTTCATGCATAATACGCAACCATGCATCAAATCATGACAatcatgtatatatacacagattCCAAAGAGGATTGCAAGGGCGACCACTGCAATGTGAGAGCTTGAAGTCAGACCGCGGTTACGTCCCTTTTAGACGTGTACACGTCGCTAGATGCAGTCATGCCTCGCCTTTGTTATGGTGATGGTGTACTGGCAACACACACAATCAGCCGCGCACGCTTTCATACTTTCCAAAAATAgagcttgaaaacattttttaaacgtGCAACTTTTctaatttaggaaaaaaaaacaacagaaacatttcAAGTATATATTTTAGCATTGATTTTGAAGTAACTCTAAttggacattttgttttgtccacaCGAACAGATTATGGTTGCTTAcataacttattttatttttatttattggttatAATTCCAGGATGCATTTTGAGCTATAATATCATATAAtaatcacacaataacaatctcATATATGGAGGAGATGGTGACAATATGGTAAAATATATAGATGAATACATGATGCTAAAAATATATGTAGATTTACTTATACAGTAATAATGCAATTCAAATAAATTTGCTTATATTAACAAGCATATTTTTTGGATTTAACATTCATTAGCtggtgaaatttaaattcatttggatAATGCACAAAATATACAGGGAGCAGGGCtttccatgaaaaaaattaacaaagggacaacacacagaaacatgAGATTCATCCCTTACcttaattcaaaaataaaagggagaatacaaatgaaaattctttattGACAGAAAATGACGATTGTATtaaaagagagatagaaaaagagagagaatacaataattatttgtgaaaaGAGGATGACAATGACTGTTAAAgaacgagaaaaagaaagacatgtGGCAATTCTTTATTAAAACCGAGAGAGTTGGTCACAATTGTTTACATGTACAGAGAGAGTGGCCTagctacctttttttttaaaaatgaggtCGGTCCTAGAACTTGTGTGGCCACCACCGACCTCCTAATTTTATCAGCCGACGAGCTGCACGCAAACTCAAACTACTATTGTTAAGGAACCAATAACAATCGGCTGACATTTGCGTGGAGAAATACTTTCAGGTACGAGCACAAGATACACAGGTGTAAACAGGTGAGTCAGATTAGAGACAACGGAGGTaatggcaaaaataaaagtgcttcGGCATAAACCGCTGTCACAAGCATTGTGTCACAACACACCCCTCTCCATGAAATTAAAGTagtaagaaggaaagaaaaaagataaaaactatGACAAATCTTTAGAAAAACTAGAACGACGACAATTCGTTCACTACTAAGTAAGGacagcacttttttaaaatttaacgaTGCGATTGACTGAGATGATCATTCGCTCATATGCTAGGACAGTGTATGTATTGAATTTAACGATTTAATGTGTTGTCAGACGTTCCATTCGCTCGTATTCTAATAAAGTTTATGTCTTGACTTTAACCATTCGATCCATTAAGAGGatcatttattaattattctgaaacagtacacacaaaaaacaaaaaacaaaaacgaagtAATCTTCTGTGAGAGACTATTTGCTCATATGGCAGGACAGTATTTAACTATATGTTACGCTAATGACCATTCGCTGATATTCTAGATTAGAAGAAAGGTCTTTACGGAAGTGAcctgtcacatgtcacatggTGGAAAGGCTATATGTCGAGCGAAGGTTCCGGGACGGAATTTATTCAGGATGCTCAGCGCTTCTTGACAAACAACATCCGGGAACTGTCAGCTTCAGTCCAGCGTTGGAACTACTCCTAACAGCTTCGCCAAGCTCAGCCCACTCTGTCCTCGTGTGACCAGTCCATATTTCAACCGGTCAAGGGACTTTCTTCTCCTTTGAAAAAGTAGGCAACAATAATTTGTGCTTTGctcattctgttttcttcaggCCTGAGCATCAGAGCTTTTCTGAATTgtgttctctttgttttcataTGTCTTCTCTGCTTTTTCATATTCACTGTCACCAAAACCATCAGCAATCTTCAGTTTACAATGTTACCAATTTTAAGAATTTCTGCTGTCACGAAGTGTGTCTCCATATTTTAAACTACGTTATATTCT
Encoded proteins:
- the LOC112569426 gene encoding arylsulfatase J-like, with amino-acid sequence MLLQAFFLSTLMSLSMTTSPPHIMMIVSDDLGWADVGWRDRSMYTPNLDRLKAEGVELTNAYAQPTCTPSRAAFLTGIYPFRMGIQDSVFSALENISVPLDKKMLQQSLKEVGYATHMVGKWHLGFCRWDMTPTRRGFDSFYGMYNGYSDYFTHTGHWNGYDLVFNDRPVWSANGTYSTHLYTQRTIDILRTHNRSQPLFIYLAYQAVHGPLEVPEHYVNNFCSGVTTSEDRKLHCGMGAAMDEGIGNITRVLEELGYMDNLLIFFTSDNGGPVNTGSSNWPLRGSKLTLWEGGTKVTSFLHSNTLLRGNTSYNGLVHAVDWYPTLVRAAGGRNLPENIDGLDLWGSISRNEVSPRQEFVYDINDVKDRAALRFQNYKLTWKYPGNPGGWYNPPPGVNAPAEPRPGRKEYSLYDLNADPTERNDISSRADVSSVYASMVRKLDGYRRLVTPSLRPRTLRAGRPQRWGGAWTPGWC